GTTTCGAAGCACCGCCACGGATGGGCCGGGTATTCATTGGCACCCTGTAAACGGCCTGCACCGTTCCCGGCGGAATGCGCCCGCGCTTTGCCGTTGTATCCCGCTGCGCAAGCACCGCGTGCCCCGCGCCTCAGGCGTGAGCGGCGCGCCTGAAGGTCATCCGTCACGGGCCTCCGGCGCCCCTGCACGGCAACGAGGAGAGTGAACATGGCGACCCTGGCCGAACCCAAAGAAGCAAGCGCTGACGACGCTTTTCGCGAGGAGGTGCGCGCATTCCTGGCCGAACATTTCCCGGCTGAGCTGAAAGGCAGCAACAATGCTCTTGCCAGCGTCGAAGGGCCGACGAACGAAAGCCCGGCGGAAAAGGCCTGGCGCGAGGCGATGGGCAGCCGCGGCTGGGGCGTGCCGACCTGGCCGAAGGAATACGGCGGCGGCGGCCTCACCCGCAAGCAGGCGCATATCCTGAATGAAGAGATGGCGAAGGTCGGCGCCTACAACCCCATCGGCGGCATGGGTGTGATGATGTTCGGCCCCACCTTGCTGGAATATGGCAGTGAGGAACAGAAGCGCGAACACATCCCGCCCATCGCACGCGGCGAAATCCGCTGGTGTCAGGGCTATTCCGAACCCAATGCCGGGTCCGATCTCGCCAACCTGCAGACCTTCGCGGAGGACAAGGGCGATCATTACCTGGTCAACGGACAAAAGACCTGGACCAGCGGCGGTCAGTGGGCGGACAAATGCTTCGCCATCGTCCGCACCGACCGCAGCGACAAGCATAACGGCATATCGTTCATGCTGATCGACATGAAGGACCCGGGGGTGGAAGTCCGCCCGATCCAGATGATCAGCGGGATGAGCCCGTTCTGCGAAACGTTCTTCACCGACGTGAAGGTGCCCAAGGAAAACCTGGTCGGTAAGGAAGGCCAGGGCTGGACCATCGGCAAGCGGCTGTTGCAGCACGAACGCACGAACCTGTCGGGCGGCGGGTCGATGGCGCGGCTGATGGGGTCAGCTCTCTCCGATGTCGCGAAGAAGTATCTCGAGACCGATGACCAGGGCGTCCTTGTCGACGCGGTGATGCGCGACCGGATCGCCGATTTCGAAATCCGCTGGCAAGCATTCCTGCTCACTGCCAAGCGGGCGATGGAGGAATCGAAGGCGCAGGGCGGCGTGTCGGAGATCAGCTCCGTCCTGAAGAAGCTCGGCACCAAGCTCGGGCAGGAACGCGCCGAGTTGCTGATCGAGATCATGGGCCTGCAAGGCCTCGGCTGGGAGGGGGACGGCTTTTCCGACAGCGAGCTTTCCGGCGTGCGCGCCTGGCTCTTCGGCAAGGCGACGACGATCTACGGCGGCTCCACCGAAATCCAGAACAACATCATCGCCAAGCGCGTGCTTGGCATGCTCGACCACCAGTAAGGGCGCGCGGAACATGGCCATTCTCAACGAAGAACAGGAAATGCTGCGTGACATGGCGCGCGAATGGGCGGCGAACGAAAGCCCCGTCGCCGCCTTCCGCAAGGTGCGGGCCGAAAAGCCGGCGGAGGGATATTCGCCCGATGCCTGGTCCGCGATGGCGCAGATGGGCTGGGCCGGGATCGTCATCCCCGAAGCACACGGCGGCAGCGATTTCGGCTGGATGAGCGCCGGCCTGGTGGTGGAAGAACTCGGAAAGTCCGTGACCGCCAGCCCGATCGTCGCGACCACCATCGCCGCCAGCGCCATCGTGCTGGGCGGCAGCGACGAACAGAAAGCGAAGTGGCTCCCGCGCCTCGCCAGCGGAGAGATCGTTGGCACCCTCGCCGTCGACGAAGGCGCCCGCCACGATTCATCCCGGATCGAAACCCGGGTCAACGGCGGCAAGCTGACCGGTACCAAGGCCTTCGTGCACGAGGCGGACGGCGCTGCGCTGTTCGTCGTGGCGGCGGCTGACGGGCTCTACCTCGTCGAACGGGGCGAAGGCGTCACCCTCTCGCCCCGGAAGCTCACCGACATGCGCAGTCATGCCGAAGTCACTTTCGACGGCGCGGCTGCCGAGCGGCTGGCCGGCGGCGGGGACGATCTCCTCGACCGGGTGCTTGACCGCGCGCGGATCCTCACCGCGGCCGAAATGCTCGGCATGGCGCAACAGGTGTTCGACGTAACGCTCGATTATCTGAAGCAGCGCGTCCAGTTCAATCAGGTGCTCGCCAGCTTCCAGGCCTTGCAGCACCGCATGGCGGACCTGTTCGGTGACCTTGCGATGATGCGCAGCGCGGTCGAAGGCGGGCTGGAGGCGCTGGACAGCGGCTTCGGCGTCGCCCGGGCGGCGACGGTTGCGAAGGCGGAGGCAAACCGCGTGCTCCACCTGATGAGCCGCGAAGGCGTGCAGCTTCACGGCGGGATCGGCATGACCGACGAATACGACATCGGGTTCTACCTGAAGCGCGCGCGTGTGCTGGAGGCGAGCTGGGGGTCCACCAGCTATTGCCGCCGCCGGTTCGCATCCCTTGCAGGATATTGACCGCAGCCTTGCGCAGCTGGCCGCAACGCCCTGGCGCAATCGCGCCTGCTGGATTCCGGGTACGCATTGCGTGACATATTGGGCGCAGCCCGTTCGATAATGACGTAAACACGGAGGAAATTGAACCAAAACCGATTGACAGCACCCCTTGCTTGCAATTCAATTTCGATAAACGGGTATCCGCTTCGCGCGAGATTCAAAAAAGCCCTGAATGTGGGAGACAGACCAATGAAATTTGCCCTGCGCCAGTCGTGCGCCTGCCTTGCACTGACGGTCGGCGTGCTCGCCCCGACCTCGGCATTCGCCCAGGATACTGCGCCTTCCCCCGTGGAGGATGAGCAGGCCGCCGCGGACCCCAATGTCATCGTGGTGACGGCGCAGGGGCGCGCGCAGGCGCTGGCCGACGTTCCCGTCGCGATTTCGGCGGTGAGTGCCGAAACGCTTCAGAACAGCGGCGCGAACGACATCCGCCAGCTCAACCAGGTGGCGCCGTCCCTGCTGGTATCCTCCACGGGCACGGAAGCGAACGCTTCGCCCCGCATCCGCGGCATCGGCACGGTGGGCGACAACCCCGGCCTCGAAAGCTCGGTCGTGGTGTTCATCGACGGCGTCTATCGTTCGCGTTCGGGCATCGGCCTCAACGAACTGGGCGAGATCGACCGGGTGGAGGTTCTGCGCGGCCCCCAGGGCACGCTGGGCGGCCGTAACTCGTCCGCCGGTCTCATCTCGATCATCTCGAAGCAGCCCTCGTTCTCCGGCTTCTCCGCGGGGGCCGAGGCGACGTACGGCAATTACGATTATCTGCGGCTGGCGGGCAACGTGAACGTGCCGATCGGCGATACTATCGCCGCGCGGGTCGACGGCGTGTTCGTGCAGCGCGACGGGTTCTACCGCGATCCGGCCAACGACACCCGGGTGAATGACCGCGACCGGTATTTCATCCGCGGGCAGCTGCGCTTCGAACCGACCGATGCGCTCAACATCCGCATCATCGGCGATTACACCAACCGCGACGAAAGCTGCTGCGGCGCGGTCTATGTCGATCGTTCAGTCAATCCGTTCATCGGAAACCTCAACGAACCCGTGCCGCTCGTGAATGCAGGTGTCGGCACGTTCGGCAACGGCAACAACATCATCAACGTGATGCGCGACCTGGGCCAGGACCCGGCGGCATTCAACAGCGGATACCGACGCGTCCTGTCGGTCACGCCGGGCCGGACATACGGCGGCAAGACCGAGGATTGGGGCATCTCCGGCCAGGTCGACTGGGACTTCGGCGGAATCCAGCTTACCTCGATCACCGCCTATCGGGATTATTACGCCGAACAGGCTGGCGATATCGATTACAGCTCGGTCGACATTCTTTACAACGCCGCCGACGGGAACAACCGCCGGGCGTTCAAGACGTTCACGCAGGAAATCCGCCTAAACGGCACGGCGTTCAACGATCGGCTCGACTGGCTGGTCGGCGGGTTCTTCGCCGACGAGAAGTTCCGCGGGCGGAGCAACCTGCGCTTCGGCGCGGACTACGGCCGTTTCGCGACCTGCCGCGCGGTATCGGGCGGATCGCTGGCCGCCTTCTATTCACCGACCGGCCAAGGCTGTCTCTCGGCGACCGGTCGCGCGCTGCTGCCGTCGGGCGCGCTTGCCGGTGCGGGCATCAGCGCGGCAGTCGGCACCGCACTCCTCGGGGCGTTCGATCGGCTGGACTCGGTGCGCGACCGGGGCAGCACTGTGGACAACTACCGCCAGGACAGCACGAGCTTCGCGGCGTTCACGCACAACATCTTCCACGTGACCGACACGGTCGATCTGACGCTCGGCCTGCGCTACACCAACGAGAAGAAGAAATTCAGCGCGACCTTCGGCAACGACAACGTCGCGTGCACGGCCCAGCAGGCCGCTCTGACGCCCTTCCTGACCACCCCTCTGGCAGCAACGGCGGGGGGTCTCATCTCGCTCACCTGCCAGGGCAACTCGACCGCGGAGCTCAACGGCGTCAGCATTGCCGACGAGCGTAAGGAGGACGAATTCACCGGCACGGCCATCCTCTCGTGGAAGCCGGTTGACGACCTGCTGGTCTACGGCAGCTATTCGCGCGGGTATAAGGCGGGCGGGTTCAACTTCGACCGCTCGGCCCTGAAGTCGCCCGTGCTGCCCTTCGCGGCTTTCGGCGGCGGCAACAGCGCGGCCGGGGCGCAGGCGCTGGTCGGCAGCCTGCAGTTCGATC
This region of Tsuneonella aeria genomic DNA includes:
- a CDS encoding acyl-CoA dehydrogenase family protein, coding for MATLAEPKEASADDAFREEVRAFLAEHFPAELKGSNNALASVEGPTNESPAEKAWREAMGSRGWGVPTWPKEYGGGGLTRKQAHILNEEMAKVGAYNPIGGMGVMMFGPTLLEYGSEEQKREHIPPIARGEIRWCQGYSEPNAGSDLANLQTFAEDKGDHYLVNGQKTWTSGGQWADKCFAIVRTDRSDKHNGISFMLIDMKDPGVEVRPIQMISGMSPFCETFFTDVKVPKENLVGKEGQGWTIGKRLLQHERTNLSGGGSMARLMGSALSDVAKKYLETDDQGVLVDAVMRDRIADFEIRWQAFLLTAKRAMEESKAQGGVSEISSVLKKLGTKLGQERAELLIEIMGLQGLGWEGDGFSDSELSGVRAWLFGKATTIYGGSTEIQNNIIAKRVLGMLDHQ
- a CDS encoding acyl-CoA dehydrogenase family protein, yielding MAILNEEQEMLRDMAREWAANESPVAAFRKVRAEKPAEGYSPDAWSAMAQMGWAGIVIPEAHGGSDFGWMSAGLVVEELGKSVTASPIVATTIAASAIVLGGSDEQKAKWLPRLASGEIVGTLAVDEGARHDSSRIETRVNGGKLTGTKAFVHEADGAALFVVAAADGLYLVERGEGVTLSPRKLTDMRSHAEVTFDGAAAERLAGGGDDLLDRVLDRARILTAAEMLGMAQQVFDVTLDYLKQRVQFNQVLASFQALQHRMADLFGDLAMMRSAVEGGLEALDSGFGVARAATVAKAEANRVLHLMSREGVQLHGGIGMTDEYDIGFYLKRARVLEASWGSTSYCRRRFASLAGY
- a CDS encoding TonB-dependent receptor, with protein sequence MKFALRQSCACLALTVGVLAPTSAFAQDTAPSPVEDEQAAADPNVIVVTAQGRAQALADVPVAISAVSAETLQNSGANDIRQLNQVAPSLLVSSTGTEANASPRIRGIGTVGDNPGLESSVVVFIDGVYRSRSGIGLNELGEIDRVEVLRGPQGTLGGRNSSAGLISIISKQPSFSGFSAGAEATYGNYDYLRLAGNVNVPIGDTIAARVDGVFVQRDGFYRDPANDTRVNDRDRYFIRGQLRFEPTDALNIRIIGDYTNRDESCCGAVYVDRSVNPFIGNLNEPVPLVNAGVGTFGNGNNIINVMRDLGQDPAAFNSGYRRVLSVTPGRTYGGKTEDWGISGQVDWDFGGIQLTSITAYRDYYAEQAGDIDYSSVDILYNAADGNNRRAFKTFTQEIRLNGTAFNDRLDWLVGGFFADEKFRGRSNLRFGADYGRFATCRAVSGGSLAAFYSPTGQGCLSATGRALLPSGALAGAGISAAVGTALLGAFDRLDSVRDRGSTVDNYRQDSTSFAAFTHNIFHVTDTVDLTLGLRYTNEKKKFSATFGNDNVACTAQQAALTPFLTTPLAATAGGLISLTCQGNSTAELNGVSIADERKEDEFTGTAILSWKPVDDLLVYGSYSRGYKAGGFNFDRSALKSPVLPFAAFGGGNSAAGAQALVGSLQFDPETVNAYEIGAKYSTGPFTFGIAAFRQEFSNFQLNTFDGTVFIVQNVNGCSNDLGGADRDQSKFVGAPNYNAGAAASGACNPDDVTYGVLSQGVELEAQFVPARDLRIAMGLTYADTSYRDDLVGTEDGAPLNQALRKLPGDNLSNAPEITTTASVAFTPAIGSSGMSALFYIDGRMTGDYNTGSDLFPQKEQDGFATFNARVGLRGPDDRWAIELWGQNIFNKDYAQVAFNSPFQEGAVSTTAAFADPQYPGGRQIFSQFLAEPRTYGVTLRTNF